In Caloenas nicobarica isolate bCalNic1 chromosome 5, bCalNic1.hap1, whole genome shotgun sequence, a single genomic region encodes these proteins:
- the CABP2 gene encoding calcium-binding protein 2 isoform X3: MFFLFRGSQRRGIGSPAPPACRGTSRPHGPGKRGGRRLRLAPQLCGHRGPRATGTLGNRGRPHQGGAPPMEHQRATEEPGPQPPPAFGQDGKPRSGAPVPGTGDTEDVVEAAQSPPLQNYSVLQGLVGPACIFLRQSIAITQLDRELRSEEIEELKQAFREFDKDRDGYISYKDLGECMRTMGYMPTEMELIELSQQITGGKVDFDDFVELMGPKMLAETADMIGIKELRDAFREFDTNGDGQISMAELREAMRKLLGQQLNYREVDEILKDVDLNGDGLVDFEEFVRMMSR; this comes from the exons ATGTTCTTCCTCTTCCGTGGGTCCCAGCGCCGGGGCATcggcagccccgcgccccccgcctgCCGGGGCACCTCCCGCCCCCACGGCCCCGGTAAACGGGGTGGCCGCCGCCTCCGCTTGGCCCCGCAGCTCTGCGGGCACAGGGGTCCCAGAGCCACCGGCACCCTGGGGAACCGGGGGCGGCCCCACCAAGGTGGTGCACCCCCCATGGAGCATCAGCGGGCCACCGAAGAGCCGGGGCCCCAGCCGCCCCCTGCTTTCGGGCAG GATGGGAAGCCGCGCTCCGGTGCTCCGGTCCCTGGCACCGGGGACACCGAGGATGTGGTGGAGGCGGCGCAGTCCCCGCCATTGCAGAATTACTCggtgctgcaggggctggtggggccGGCCTGCATCTTCCTGCGGCAGAGCATCGCCATCACCCAGCTG GATCGAGAGCTGCGGTCTGAAGAGATCGAGG agctgaaACAGGCCTTCCGGGAGTTCGACAAGGACCGTGACGGGTACATCAGCTACAAGGACCTGGGCGAGTGCATGCGGACCATGGGCTACATGCCCACCGAGATGGAGCTCATCGAGCTGTCCCAGCAGATCA CCGGGGGAAAGGTGGATTTTGATGATTTCGTGGAGCTGATGGGCCCCAAGATGCTGGCGGAGACGGCGGACATGATCGGGATCAAGGAGCTGCGCGACGCCTTCCGCGAG TTCGACACCAACGGGGACGGGCAGATCAGCATGGCGGAGCTGCGGGAGGCCATGCGCaagctgctggggcagcagctcaaCTACCGGGAGGTGGACGAGATCCTCAAGGACGTGGATCTCAACGGGGACGGCCTGGTGGACTTCGAAG AGTTTGTGCGGATGATGTCGCGCTGA
- the CABP2 gene encoding calcium-binding protein 2 isoform X1, whose product MFFLFRGSQRRGIGSPAPPACRGTSRPHGPGKRGGRRLRLAPQLCGHRGPRATGTLGNRGRPHQGGAPPMEHQRATEEPGPQPPPAFGQGLVGPACIFLRQSIAITQLDRELRSEEIEELKQAFREFDKDRDGYISYKDLGECMRTMGYMPTEMELIELSQQITGGKVDFDDFVELMGPKMLAETADMIGIKELRDAFREFDTNGDGQISMAELREAMRKLLGQQLNYREVDEILKDVDLNGDGLVDFEEFVRMMSR is encoded by the exons ATGTTCTTCCTCTTCCGTGGGTCCCAGCGCCGGGGCATcggcagccccgcgccccccgcctgCCGGGGCACCTCCCGCCCCCACGGCCCCGGTAAACGGGGTGGCCGCCGCCTCCGCTTGGCCCCGCAGCTCTGCGGGCACAGGGGTCCCAGAGCCACCGGCACCCTGGGGAACCGGGGGCGGCCCCACCAAGGTGGTGCACCCCCCATGGAGCATCAGCGGGCCACCGAAGAGCCGGGGCCCCAGCCGCCCCCTGCTTTCGGGCAG gggctggtggggccGGCCTGCATCTTCCTGCGGCAGAGCATCGCCATCACCCAGCTG GATCGAGAGCTGCGGTCTGAAGAGATCGAGG agctgaaACAGGCCTTCCGGGAGTTCGACAAGGACCGTGACGGGTACATCAGCTACAAGGACCTGGGCGAGTGCATGCGGACCATGGGCTACATGCCCACCGAGATGGAGCTCATCGAGCTGTCCCAGCAGATCA CCGGGGGAAAGGTGGATTTTGATGATTTCGTGGAGCTGATGGGCCCCAAGATGCTGGCGGAGACGGCGGACATGATCGGGATCAAGGAGCTGCGCGACGCCTTCCGCGAG TTCGACACCAACGGGGACGGGCAGATCAGCATGGCGGAGCTGCGGGAGGCCATGCGCaagctgctggggcagcagctcaaCTACCGGGAGGTGGACGAGATCCTCAAGGACGTGGATCTCAACGGGGACGGCCTGGTGGACTTCGAAG AGTTTGTGCGGATGATGTCGCGCTGA
- the CABP2 gene encoding calcium-binding protein 2 isoform X2, giving the protein MPCGAGQPPAMGNCTKTPERRLPKDGKPRSGAPVPGTGDTEDVVEAAQSPPLQNYSVLQGLVGPACIFLRQSIAITQLDRELRSEEIEELKQAFREFDKDRDGYISYKDLGECMRTMGYMPTEMELIELSQQITGGKVDFDDFVELMGPKMLAETADMIGIKELRDAFREFDTNGDGQISMAELREAMRKLLGQQLNYREVDEILKDVDLNGDGLVDFEEFVRMMSR; this is encoded by the exons ATGCCCTGCGGCGcggggcagcccccagccatGGGCAACTGCACCAAGACCCCTGAGCGGAGGCTCCCCAAG GATGGGAAGCCGCGCTCCGGTGCTCCGGTCCCTGGCACCGGGGACACCGAGGATGTGGTGGAGGCGGCGCAGTCCCCGCCATTGCAGAATTACTCggtgctgcaggggctggtggggccGGCCTGCATCTTCCTGCGGCAGAGCATCGCCATCACCCAGCTG GATCGAGAGCTGCGGTCTGAAGAGATCGAGG agctgaaACAGGCCTTCCGGGAGTTCGACAAGGACCGTGACGGGTACATCAGCTACAAGGACCTGGGCGAGTGCATGCGGACCATGGGCTACATGCCCACCGAGATGGAGCTCATCGAGCTGTCCCAGCAGATCA CCGGGGGAAAGGTGGATTTTGATGATTTCGTGGAGCTGATGGGCCCCAAGATGCTGGCGGAGACGGCGGACATGATCGGGATCAAGGAGCTGCGCGACGCCTTCCGCGAG TTCGACACCAACGGGGACGGGCAGATCAGCATGGCGGAGCTGCGGGAGGCCATGCGCaagctgctggggcagcagctcaaCTACCGGGAGGTGGACGAGATCCTCAAGGACGTGGATCTCAACGGGGACGGCCTGGTGGACTTCGAAG AGTTTGTGCGGATGATGTCGCGCTGA
- the CABP2 gene encoding calcium-binding protein 2 isoform X4 has product MGSRAPVLRSLAPGTPRMWWRRRSPRHCRITRCCRGWWGRPASSCGRASPSPSWYDRELRSEEIEELKQAFREFDKDRDGYISYKDLGECMRTMGYMPTEMELIELSQQITGGKVDFDDFVELMGPKMLAETADMIGIKELRDAFREFDTNGDGQISMAELREAMRKLLGQQLNYREVDEILKDVDLNGDGLVDFEEFVRMMSR; this is encoded by the exons ATGGGAAGCCGCGCTCCGGTGCTCCGGTCCCTGGCACCGGGGACACCGAGGATGTGGTGGAGGCGGCGCAGTCCCCGCCATTGCAGAATTACTCggtgctgcaggggctggtggggccGGCCTGCATCTTCCTGCGGCAGAGCATCGCCATCACCCAGCTGGTAC GATCGAGAGCTGCGGTCTGAAGAGATCGAGG agctgaaACAGGCCTTCCGGGAGTTCGACAAGGACCGTGACGGGTACATCAGCTACAAGGACCTGGGCGAGTGCATGCGGACCATGGGCTACATGCCCACCGAGATGGAGCTCATCGAGCTGTCCCAGCAGATCA CCGGGGGAAAGGTGGATTTTGATGATTTCGTGGAGCTGATGGGCCCCAAGATGCTGGCGGAGACGGCGGACATGATCGGGATCAAGGAGCTGCGCGACGCCTTCCGCGAG TTCGACACCAACGGGGACGGGCAGATCAGCATGGCGGAGCTGCGGGAGGCCATGCGCaagctgctggggcagcagctcaaCTACCGGGAGGTGGACGAGATCCTCAAGGACGTGGATCTCAACGGGGACGGCCTGGTGGACTTCGAAG AGTTTGTGCGGATGATGTCGCGCTGA
- the CDK2AP2 gene encoding cyclin-dependent kinase 2-associated protein 2 yields the protein MSYKPIAPAPATPGAASASPAPPGPGAPPAATSVPSPSGSVPGAAAAFRPLFNDFGPPSMGYVQAMKPPGAQGSQSTYTDLLSVIEEMGKEIRPTYAGSKSAMERLKRGIIHARALVRECLAETERNART from the exons ATGTCCTACAAGCCCATCGCTCCCGCCCCCGCTACCCCCGGAGCAGCCAGCGCCAGCCCCGCCCCACCGGGGCCGGGGGCACCACCCGCCG CCACGAGCGTCCCGTCGCCCTCCGGTTCGgtccccggcgccgccgccgcgttCCGGCCCCTCTTCAATGACTTCGGGCCGCCGTCCATGGGCTACGTGCAG GCGATGAAGCCCCCCGGGGCTCAGGGCTCGCAGAGCACCTACACCGACCTGCTCTCTGTCATCGAGGAGATGGGCAAGGAGATCCGGCCCACCTACGCCGGCAGCAAGAGTGCCATGGAGCGGCTGAAGCGAG GCATCATCCACGCCCGGGCGCTGGTCAGGGAGTGCCTGGCAGAGACAGAGCGGAACGCCCGCACGTAA